A stretch of Sulfurimonas autotrophica DSM 16294 DNA encodes these proteins:
- a CDS encoding Crp/Fnr family transcriptional regulator — MLSIDELKSINFFENLDEKELKLLLSISRKRTFSQGEILFYEKDKAQHLTMVLEGVVKIYKIDPKNNEIVLHRFRPKNLVAEMAVFEGIPYPASAAFESDGSVLEIDFDKFREYFFANEDVACALFKSLTQKIKYLDNVIALNVVLDSTARVAKYICENDDALKMKNNQLAQYLHMTPETLSRILKKFTKLGFVEKEDSSYKIVNKEALTILFE; from the coding sequence AATTAAAAAGCATAAACTTTTTTGAAAATTTAGATGAAAAAGAGTTGAAATTATTACTTTCAATTTCAAGAAAAAGAACTTTTTCCCAAGGGGAGATTCTTTTTTATGAAAAAGACAAAGCCCAGCACTTGACAATGGTGCTTGAGGGTGTTGTTAAAATTTACAAAATTGACCCGAAAAACAATGAAATTGTACTGCATAGATTCAGACCTAAAAATCTGGTTGCAGAGATGGCGGTATTTGAGGGAATTCCTTATCCCGCTTCTGCTGCATTTGAGAGTGACGGAAGTGTTTTAGAAATAGATTTTGATAAATTCAGGGAATACTTTTTTGCAAATGAAGATGTCGCCTGTGCTCTTTTTAAATCTCTGACACAAAAGATTAAATATCTTGATAACGTGATAGCATTGAATGTTGTTTTGGACTCTACGGCAAGAGTCGCAAAATATATATGTGAAAATGATGATGCACTCAAGATGAAAAACAATCAACTTGCACAGTATTTGCATATGACACCGGAGACACTTTCTCGTATACTTAAAAAATTTACAAAATTAGGTTTTGTAGAAAAAGAAGACAGTTCTTATAAAATTGTCAATAAAGAGGCACTTACGATACTTTTTGAATGA
- a CDS encoding metal-sulfur cluster assembly factor, whose protein sequence is MYTKDELFQAISTVIDPEVGFNLVEMGLIYDASSDDEGNVKVTMTLSTKACPLHQMILQWVKEAVEKLPNVKSVDVEVVWEPEWNITMADDNVKKALGA, encoded by the coding sequence ATGTATACAAAAGATGAATTATTTCAAGCAATTTCAACAGTAATAGATCCGGAAGTCGGCTTTAATTTGGTGGAGATGGGGCTTATATATGATGCAAGCAGTGATGATGAAGGAAATGTAAAAGTTACTATGACACTTTCCACAAAAGCATGTCCTCTGCATCAAATGATTTTACAATGGGTAAAAGAAGCAGTAGAAAAACTGCCAAATGTTAAAAGTGTTGATGTAGAAGTTGTCTGGGAGCCGGAGTGGAATATTACAATGGCTGATGATAATGTTAAAAAGGCATTAGGCGCTTAA
- a CDS encoding Lrp/AsnC family transcriptional regulator, producing the protein MKQEILSRIQKKFPLVQKPFEVIANELGMSEGEVLEILQAEKKANIIRQTSAIFDTKRLGYKSSLVAFKIPEENISAAVKIINSHPGVSHNYERNHDFNIWFTMAVAPDSSLGLEKTIEVLAELTDADDYIVLPTLKLFKINVKLNTTGKDEKKEEVKKVVHTDIELTPLHHEIIQRAQYDIDFVSEPFANIVNELDIDYETFFNILQELQEAGVMRRFASILNHRKAGFNANAMVVWDVDEEIGEEIGAKAAAFSAVSHCYLRPKYENWPYNLFTMVHGKTTEETNAMIEEMAQEIQSKSHMPLYSSKEFKKVRIEYFTPAFAEWEEKHTTVA; encoded by the coding sequence ATGAAACAAGAAATACTCTCAAGAATACAAAAGAAATTTCCATTGGTGCAAAAGCCTTTTGAGGTCATTGCAAATGAACTTGGCATGAGTGAAGGTGAAGTGTTAGAGATACTTCAAGCAGAAAAAAAAGCAAATATTATACGACAGACTTCTGCCATATTTGACACAAAACGATTGGGATATAAGTCTTCTTTGGTTGCTTTTAAAATTCCTGAGGAAAATATCAGCGCAGCCGTAAAAATTATTAATTCACATCCCGGTGTTTCTCACAACTATGAAAGAAATCATGATTTTAACATCTGGTTCACTATGGCAGTTGCCCCTGATTCTTCATTGGGTCTGGAAAAGACTATAGAAGTACTTGCAGAGCTTACGGATGCGGATGATTATATTGTGCTTCCGACATTGAAACTCTTTAAAATCAACGTAAAACTCAATACAACCGGAAAAGATGAGAAAAAAGAAGAGGTAAAAAAAGTTGTTCATACCGATATAGAACTCACGCCTTTACATCATGAAATCATTCAAAGAGCACAGTATGATATTGATTTTGTCAGTGAGCCATTTGCAAACATTGTCAATGAACTTGATATAGATTATGAAACATTCTTTAATATTCTACAAGAACTGCAAGAAGCTGGCGTCATGAGACGTTTTGCCTCAATTTTAAATCACAGAAAAGCCGGTTTTAATGCAAATGCCATGGTTGTTTGGGATGTAGATGAAGAAATAGGTGAAGAGATAGGAGCAAAAGCAGCGGCTTTTTCTGCTGTAAGCCACTGCTACCTGCGTCCAAAATATGAAAATTGGCCATATAATCTTTTTACAATGGTTCATGGAAAAACAACAGAGGAAACAAATGCGATGATTGAAGAGATGGCACAAGAGATCCAGTCAAAATCACACATGCCACTGTATTCATCAAAAGAGTTTAAAAAAGTACGTATAGAATACTTCACACCAGCTTTTGCCGAGTGGGAAGAAAAACACACAACAGTCGCTTAA
- a CDS encoding precorrin-2 dehydrogenase/sirohydrochlorin ferrochelatase family protein codes for MAYFPAFLKLDNKKILIVGGGNIAYEKLDHLLDFTKDIHVIAQEYSDEMLQRIKSENLEYEKRAYKEGDIKEFAVVIVAVDSIELQAEIFQESKKYNCLCNAVDSVDYCDFIFPSYIKKGDLTIAVSTSGASPAMAKHLRRYLQNMIPNTISEFLKEMKALRKSLPKGKERMKMLDEKAKNYIENWSK; via the coding sequence ATGGCTTATTTCCCCGCATTTTTAAAACTTGACAATAAAAAAATTCTCATCGTAGGCGGAGGAAATATTGCATATGAAAAATTAGATCATCTTTTAGACTTTACAAAAGATATACATGTAATAGCGCAGGAATATTCTGATGAAATGCTCCAACGCATAAAGAGTGAAAATCTTGAGTATGAAAAACGTGCATACAAAGAGGGTGATATAAAAGAATTTGCTGTTGTCATAGTAGCAGTAGACTCTATAGAACTCCAGGCAGAGATATTTCAAGAGTCAAAAAAATATAACTGCTTGTGTAATGCTGTCGATTCGGTGGATTATTGTGATTTTATTTTTCCCTCATATATAAAAAAGGGTGACTTAACAATTGCAGTATCAACTTCAGGAGCATCTCCCGCTATGGCAAAACATTTGAGAAGATATTTGCAAAATATGATTCCAAACACAATATCTGAGTTTTTAAAAGAGATGAAGGCATTACGTAAAAGTTTGCCTAAAGGCAAAGAGAGAATGAAAATGCTTGATGAAAAAGCAAAAAACTATATAGAAAATTGGAGTAAGTAA
- a CDS encoding cytochrome-c peroxidase — translation MLRLSLLAIIIIVAWIEVLPYLIPKKPKKTYSDEQLREIALSRGMHPIPKEYDAFLKLLDSKENPITKEKVTLGKKLFFDTILSSDKTISCASCHLLGKNPHNKNQFLDDISHPQSKTDCMVCHIKDESGSDRLATAIGVQGRTAPNHLNTPTILNSALAKYRMWDGSAKTSLDAVAPMIHDKYKMNLTSAEVVKRLKNDTAYKQIFAQVFTNGVTFENLQKALDVYQKTLLIRSAYDRFLEGDNQALSEEAKRGFRNFIQLGCKGCHTGITVGGQTIQKFPVRNYNHIIDVTGIFSTEYIGRDVAAFNFNFKQYHRYPFENKGEYLGKDNNQLFRVPILRNVTKTSPYFHNGAVFDIREAVRIMGKYQLSMELTEVQIDELVAFLKSLEGDVVEYKELK, via the coding sequence ATGTTGCGATTAAGTTTATTAGCAATAATTATTATTGTTGCCTGGATAGAAGTCCTTCCCTATTTAATACCGAAAAAACCAAAAAAGACTTATAGTGACGAACAGTTACGCGAAATTGCTCTGAGTAGGGGAATGCATCCTATTCCAAAAGAATATGATGCATTTTTAAAACTTCTTGATTCTAAAGAAAACCCTATTACAAAAGAAAAAGTTACACTTGGAAAAAAACTTTTTTTTGATACAATTCTTTCAAGTGATAAAACCATCAGTTGTGCATCCTGTCACCTTTTAGGTAAAAATCCTCATAATAAAAATCAGTTTTTAGATGATATCAGTCATCCTCAGAGTAAAACAGACTGTATGGTTTGTCATATAAAAGATGAAAGCGGTTCGGATAGACTCGCAACTGCTATAGGAGTGCAAGGCAGAACTGCCCCAAATCATTTAAATACACCTACAATTTTGAATTCTGCCCTGGCAAAGTACAGAATGTGGGACGGCTCAGCCAAAACTTCACTAGATGCCGTTGCTCCTATGATACATGATAAATACAAAATGAATCTTACATCCGCAGAAGTAGTTAAAAGATTGAAAAACGATACTGCTTATAAACAAATATTTGCACAGGTTTTTACAAATGGTGTAACATTTGAAAATCTACAAAAGGCATTGGATGTTTATCAAAAGACACTGCTTATAAGAAGTGCCTATGACAGATTTTTAGAAGGAGACAATCAAGCACTGAGTGAAGAAGCAAAAAGAGGGTTTAGAAATTTTATACAACTTGGCTGCAAGGGTTGTCATACCGGTATAACAGTCGGTGGACAGACAATACAAAAGTTTCCTGTACGTAACTATAACCATATCATTGATGTTACGGGAATTTTCAGTACAGAGTATATAGGAAGAGATGTTGCTGCATTTAACTTTAATTTTAAACAATATCACAGGTACCCTTTTGAAAATAAAGGTGAGTATTTAGGCAAAGACAATAATCAACTTTTTCGTGTGCCAATTTTAAGAAATGTTACGAAAACTTCTCCCTATTTTCATAATGGGGCTGTATTTGATATACGTGAGGCTGTACGTATAATGGGAAAATATCAACTCAGTATGGAACTGACAGAAGTACAGATAGATGAGCTTGTTGCCTTTTTAAAGTCACTTGAGGGTGATGTAGTAGAGTATAAGGAATTAAAATGA
- a CDS encoding multiheme c-type cytochrome, with amino-acid sequence MKILLINLDMLFMFLSGILLMDYFHVIWSYFRVIEFLHVFGSIAVTVLFVLPFLYKHIKESMVQFKHKSLSGVLFGLVFFIIIVSGVYLFLVGNRGGDVFGLLSYYIHLYGSFVLVLLLIVHLKKYFLLKYASVVASVFILFLPSNSYAKEEKLTNIVYADGVKRYHNIDWTNSTTCKECHPKIFQQWADSNHRHLADSNPYYMVLENLAEMDRGKEFRKWCMGCHNPSAVSMHQERTTHFMKDNIMPEPLFVSGSQNLINEYKVHPNRLEQGVSCIACHRIVDAKPKGNSSYALSLSKRKKYLFEDSHSEAEVWISHKLINAKPTVHKEEYMKPLYKKSQYCASCHNEFLPHSQKKVVSTYEQWKESSFNKSKDPKKHKECLDCHMSYIKDGEFIGQSGTSTVGGKKKKAIKTHYFTGANHFLAGLKSKEHEQQSIELLKTSAALDVALKNNQLFVGVKNVGAGHKLPTGAADFRELWLDITVKDSNGKTVFSSGKLDKKGDIEKNSIIYNKIFGDKNGKPVGLFFWRYEKLLKDTRIPAGKRVVERFTLPKNIQYPLSVEIKLNFRIYPQWVTNIVKAAYPQLTDPPIITIKEVEKQFD; translated from the coding sequence ATGAAAATATTATTGATAAACCTTGATATGCTTTTTATGTTTCTAAGCGGTATTTTATTAATGGACTACTTTCATGTAATATGGTCCTATTTCAGAGTTATTGAGTTTCTACATGTATTTGGTTCTATCGCTGTGACTGTTTTGTTTGTATTACCTTTTTTATATAAACACATCAAAGAAAGCATGGTGCAGTTCAAGCATAAAAGTTTGAGTGGTGTTTTATTCGGGCTGGTCTTTTTTATTATTATTGTAAGCGGAGTTTATCTCTTTTTAGTTGGAAACAGAGGAGGAGATGTTTTTGGTCTTCTCTCTTATTATATTCATCTTTACGGCTCTTTTGTTCTTGTTTTATTGTTGATTGTGCATTTAAAGAAATATTTTCTCTTAAAATATGCTTCTGTTGTCGCATCTGTATTTATCCTGTTTCTGCCGAGTAACTCTTATGCAAAAGAGGAAAAGCTTACAAATATTGTTTATGCTGATGGTGTAAAAAGATACCATAATATAGACTGGACGAATTCCACTACATGTAAAGAGTGTCATCCAAAGATTTTTCAACAATGGGCTGATTCAAATCATAGACATCTGGCAGATTCAAATCCATATTATATGGTGCTTGAAAATTTGGCAGAAATGGATAGAGGCAAAGAGTTTAGAAAATGGTGTATGGGATGCCATAATCCGAGTGCTGTGAGTATGCATCAAGAAAGAACAACACACTTTATGAAAGATAATATTATGCCGGAGCCTCTTTTTGTCAGCGGGTCTCAAAATCTTATAAATGAATATAAAGTGCATCCAAACAGATTAGAGCAGGGTGTTTCGTGTATAGCCTGTCATAGAATAGTCGATGCAAAACCAAAAGGGAACAGCTCTTATGCACTCAGCCTCAGTAAAAGAAAGAAATACCTCTTTGAAGACTCTCATTCCGAGGCAGAAGTTTGGATAAGTCATAAGCTTATTAATGCCAAGCCGACAGTTCACAAAGAAGAATATATGAAGCCTTTGTATAAAAAAAGCCAATACTGTGCATCTTGTCATAATGAGTTTTTACCGCATTCGCAAAAAAAAGTAGTCTCTACTTATGAGCAGTGGAAAGAGTCTTCATTTAACAAATCAAAAGACCCTAAAAAACATAAGGAATGCCTTGATTGTCATATGAGTTATATAAAAGATGGAGAGTTTATTGGGCAAAGCGGTACTTCTACAGTGGGCGGCAAGAAAAAAAAGGCAATAAAAACACACTATTTTACCGGAGCAAATCATTTTCTGGCAGGACTTAAGAGCAAGGAACATGAACAGCAGTCTATAGAACTTTTAAAAACATCAGCAGCTTTAGATGTCGCTTTAAAAAACAATCAGCTTTTTGTGGGTGTGAAAAATGTAGGAGCAGGGCATAAACTTCCAACAGGGGCAGCTGACTTTAGAGAGTTATGGCTTGACATAACAGTAAAAGACAGCAATGGCAAAACTGTATTCAGCAGTGGAAAACTTGATAAAAAGGGCGATATAGAAAAAAATTCTATCATTTATAACAAGATTTTTGGCGATAAAAACGGGAAACCGGTAGGGTTGTTTTTTTGGCGGTATGAAAAATTATTAAAAGATACAAGAATACCGGCAGGCAAAAGAGTTGTAGAAAGATTTACACTTCCTAAAAATATCCAGTATCCATTGAGTGTAGAGATAAAACTCAACTTTAGAATTTATCCGCAATGGGTAACAAATATAGTCAAGGCGGCATATCCCCAGTTGACTGATCCTCCCATTATTACAATCAAAGAAGTAGAGAAGCAGTTTGATTAA
- a CDS encoding thioredoxin family protein: MIKSIVIITLLTFYANAFMVESSYEKAHAKALKAGKSLVVFLTKKNCPQCNVELAKIIHNKAISLAINKYAVFVIIKEGQKESYPIEMLYTTQYPALFILDNNELPQCSASIAKFDIQHIIQCFSFNGDWYN; this comes from the coding sequence TTGATTAAAAGTATAGTTATTATTACTCTTTTGACTTTCTATGCTAATGCTTTTATGGTGGAGAGTTCTTATGAAAAAGCACATGCAAAGGCTCTAAAAGCAGGAAAATCTTTGGTCGTTTTTTTGACGAAAAAGAATTGTCCGCAGTGCAATGTAGAACTTGCAAAAATTATTCATAATAAAGCAATATCCTTGGCTATTAACAAGTATGCTGTTTTTGTTATAATAAAAGAAGGGCAAAAAGAGAGTTATCCTATAGAAATGCTTTATACAACACAATATCCTGCACTCTTTATCCTTGATAATAATGAATTGCCTCAATGCAGTGCATCAATTGCGAAGTTTGACATTCAACATATTATTCAATGTTTTTCTTTTAACGGAGATTGGTATAACTAA
- a CDS encoding glycosyl transferase — MDFFKYIHAVGTGPKGNRDLSFEESKDMMQQVLDQSVPSEQIAAFLLGWRLKPETTEEFRGALAACDEQTQKENVPNSIELGYPFDGKAKNPYIFPLVARMLEKTDLNLVIMGDEKQPAKDGITIKNICENISLHKNIKYFDRKNYLNKLHNLTNTRNKLGLRSGFNTIEKLPKVANSSYAITGVFHKPYVKKYVEIFSDKYERFALIQGNEGTPELFSKGRLWIAKGDDVEEIIIDPKYYGIHYQKSWDKITLQDSLNQLNNPSDEYLKLAQLNAAVYLFIAQKYDSIEEAFEALN; from the coding sequence ATGGATTTTTTTAAGTATATACATGCAGTCGGCACCGGTCCCAAAGGGAACAGAGACTTAAGTTTTGAAGAAAGCAAAGACATGATGCAGCAGGTTTTAGACCAAAGCGTGCCGAGTGAGCAGATTGCTGCATTTTTACTTGGCTGGAGGCTGAAGCCGGAGACAACAGAAGAGTTTCGCGGAGCACTGGCTGCATGTGATGAACAGACACAAAAAGAAAACGTACCAAATTCTATAGAACTCGGCTACCCGTTTGACGGCAAAGCAAAAAATCCATATATTTTTCCGCTTGTTGCAAGAATGCTTGAAAAAACAGACCTCAATTTGGTCATAATGGGTGATGAGAAGCAACCGGCAAAAGACGGTATTACCATTAAAAACATATGTGAAAATATATCTTTACATAAAAACATCAAATATTTTGACAGAAAAAACTACCTTAACAAACTTCATAATCTTACCAATACAAGAAATAAATTAGGACTTAGAAGCGGTTTTAACACTATAGAAAAACTACCAAAAGTTGCCAACAGCAGTTATGCCATTACAGGGGTATTTCATAAACCTTATGTCAAGAAATATGTTGAAATTTTCTCAGATAAATATGAAAGATTTGCACTTATTCAAGGGAACGAAGGAACACCGGAACTCTTCAGTAAAGGCCGTTTATGGATTGCAAAGGGAGATGATGTAGAGGAAATAATAATAGACCCAAAATATTACGGCATTCACTATCAAAAATCATGGGATAAAATAACACTTCAAGACTCACTAAATCAGCTAAACAATCCTTCTGACGAATATTTGAAACTAGCACAGTTAAATGCTGCCGTATATCTTTTTATAGCACAGAAATATGATAGTATTGAGGAAGCTTTTGAGGCTTTAAATTAG
- a CDS encoding tetratricopeptide repeat protein: protein MKKLMTILLLLTSILYASSDAAMDAINAGNYKKAFSILDTKAKHGNINATYNLSLMYYNGYGVDQNISKAAQLLEVAAKAGHKKAVQNVGRIYMQAMDFDKAALWLEQNAKEGDIGAYYLLSEIYVEQEKFKKAKQWAKKAIEAGSQEASILWKEYNLQNY, encoded by the coding sequence ATGAAAAAATTAATGACTATACTTCTATTATTGACATCTATCCTGTATGCATCCTCTGATGCTGCGATGGATGCAATTAATGCAGGAAATTATAAAAAAGCTTTCAGTATATTGGATACAAAAGCCAAGCATGGAAACATAAATGCAACCTATAATTTATCACTGATGTATTATAACGGTTACGGAGTAGATCAAAATATTTCAAAGGCAGCCCAGCTTTTGGAAGTTGCTGCCAAAGCAGGACACAAAAAAGCTGTGCAAAATGTGGGGCGTATTTACATGCAGGCAATGGATTTTGATAAAGCTGCTTTATGGCTTGAACAAAATGCAAAAGAGGGTGATATAGGCGCATATTATCTACTGAGTGAAATTTATGTAGAGCAAGAAAAATTCAAAAAAGCGAAGCAGTGGGCAAAAAAAGCGATTGAAGCCGGAAGCCAAGAGGCTTCTATATTGTGGAAAGAGTATAATTTACAAAATTATTAA
- the cobA gene encoding uroporphyrinogen-III C-methyltransferase: protein MSRVYLTGAGPGDIELLTMKAHRVITEADVIIYDRLANPQLLEMAKDGCEFVYVGKEDGRHTLPQDEINEVIYQNALKHNVVVRLKGGDPFVFGRGGEEGAYLQERGIKFEIIPGITSAVSVPAYAGIPVTHRGVAVSFRVVTGHESPNKETSQIPWENFKTDDTIVFLMGLHNLKKISSKLREIGKPKEYPCAVISRGTTKDQSVVVGTLEDIVQKAKGVPTPALIIVGKVVQLREQLDWFNT, encoded by the coding sequence ATGAGTAGAGTATACTTAACCGGAGCTGGACCTGGGGATATAGAACTTTTAACTATGAAAGCACACAGAGTTATTACAGAGGCTGATGTTATAATTTATGACCGTCTGGCAAATCCGCAATTACTCGAAATGGCAAAAGACGGATGTGAATTTGTATATGTCGGCAAAGAGGATGGCAGACACACTCTTCCTCAAGATGAAATAAATGAGGTTATATATCAAAACGCGCTTAAACATAATGTTGTCGTACGTTTAAAGGGTGGAGACCCTTTTGTATTTGGACGCGGCGGTGAAGAAGGTGCCTATCTTCAAGAAAGAGGTATCAAATTTGAAATAATTCCGGGAATCACATCTGCTGTAAGTGTACCTGCATATGCAGGTATCCCTGTTACACATAGAGGAGTTGCCGTCAGTTTTAGAGTTGTAACCGGGCATGAATCACCAAATAAAGAAACATCACAAATTCCATGGGAAAATTTTAAAACAGATGACACGATTGTCTTTCTTATGGGACTGCACAATCTCAAAAAAATATCTTCAAAATTAAGAGAAATAGGAAAACCTAAAGAGTATCCATGTGCTGTAATTTCACGAGGTACGACAAAAGATCAAAGTGTTGTTGTCGGCACATTAGAAGATATTGTGCAAAAAGCCAAAGGAGTACCTACTCCGGCACTAATTATAGTTGGAAAAGTTGTTCAACTTAGAGAGCAACTTGATTGGTTTAATACATAG